In Ignavibacteria bacterium, a single window of DNA contains:
- a CDS encoding T9SS type A sorting domain-containing protein produces the protein MKKFKQILLSVIFVFTIANMGWGQAILTEDFDYLAGTLITTQGWTAHSGTTLPITVTTPGLTYSGYVGSGIGNAVTISGSGEDDNKSFTAQTTGSVYMAFMVNISSAKTTGDYFIHFMTGTSSFYGRLLVKKDASNNLAFGIRRGSSTTSDTYTDYTYSMNTTYLIVIKYSFVAGGTTNDIANVFINPVIDGTEPISTLTSTDASTDATTIDKVGLRQGTNTPTAIIDGIRVGTAWNDVVPVLSSPFINTSGTLTPFSTTVGTPSASQTYTVSATNLTADLVITPPTGYQVRENGVGSFGSSLTFTPVSGTVSSKTIEVRFNPGGVGTYSGNIENASTGASTQNVAVTGAANAIYYNVAESSVNLLSSWGTDPEGTGTNPSDFVSDNQTFIIQNGSTSTIAADWTVSGTSSKVVVGDGINPINFTIPAANIFGGTLDMSANSTVTIQNSTLPTWGTLSEGSTIDFAQIGAFSIPNSITYKNLKITGGTKTFSGNTTTISENLTFDGTTIDAPAASPFATISLGGNLTYMGSVTNPADPNSITLLCTKNGTQTITGNGNTARFFRIQTTGTSTNVVLSTTGGTTNALLANVSGGGLTLGNGTSLTLNSNTLTFLSGGRGSFLSTGTLVCDETSNLVLNTTSNTPGTIYFSGTNTVNNLTIDETGTSNFALGSNLTVNGTLTLTNGSLATGANTLYFGTSAVNPSEATGKTIIGTSVMNPRTVGNGSINFLSTNIATGPDNLGNVTITRKTGYLGVITVGSNTSIACNWTITADNQPTSGRDVTYSWLSDFDNGKVFNSTNLGQVWVSDDGLTWTASGLPLEVSGDPREITNTVNHFSYWVVSTEDSPMPVALSSFSSVVSNRNIKLNWVTDNEQNNAGFQIQRSAFSGQSTEWQSVGFVNGNGTKSTPTNYSFEDKNLNTGKYKYRLKQVDNNGNFEYFELSGEVEVGVPKKYDISQNYPNPFNPVTKINFDLPENGLVNIRLYDMLGREVAVIVNEVRNAGYHTVQFDASKLSSGIYFYKMSAGKFNGIKKMAVIK, from the coding sequence ATGAAAAAATTTAAACAAATTTTATTAAGCGTAATATTTGTCTTTACTATCGCAAATATGGGATGGGGACAGGCAATATTAACTGAAGATTTCGATTACTTAGCAGGAACCTTGATTACAACTCAAGGATGGACAGCACATAGTGGAACAACTTTACCTATAACGGTTACTACCCCGGGATTGACATATTCGGGTTATGTAGGTTCAGGAATCGGTAATGCGGTTACTATTTCAGGCAGCGGTGAAGACGACAATAAATCATTCACTGCGCAAACTACCGGAAGTGTGTATATGGCATTTATGGTTAATATATCATCTGCAAAGACTACAGGTGATTATTTCATACATTTTATGACTGGTACTTCATCATTTTATGGAAGGTTACTTGTTAAAAAAGATGCATCAAATAATCTTGCTTTTGGTATTAGAAGGGGAAGTTCTACAACATCTGATACTTACACGGATTACACATACTCCATGAATACAACATATCTAATTGTTATTAAATACTCTTTTGTTGCCGGCGGAACAACAAATGATATTGCAAATGTATTTATTAATCCTGTTATTGATGGAACTGAACCTATTTCAACATTGACAAGCACAGATGCCTCAACTGACGCTACAACCATAGATAAAGTAGGTTTAAGGCAAGGAACAAATACACCTACTGCTATTATCGACGGTATCAGGGTCGGAACAGCTTGGAATGATGTTGTACCTGTATTATCCTCACCATTTATAAATACTTCAGGCACATTAACCCCATTTTCAACAACAGTCGGAACGCCTTCAGCTTCCCAAACATACACAGTTTCAGCAACGAATTTAACCGCTGATTTAGTTATAACTCCGCCTACTGGATATCAGGTAAGGGAAAATGGAGTCGGTTCATTCGGAAGTTCATTAACCTTTACTCCTGTTTCAGGAACAGTGTCATCCAAAACTATAGAAGTAAGATTTAACCCTGGGGGGGTTGGGACATATTCCGGTAATATTGAAAATGCCAGTACAGGTGCGTCGACACAAAATGTGGCTGTTACTGGTGCAGCAAATGCAATTTATTACAATGTTGCAGAAAGTAGCGTTAATTTGCTTTCTAGCTGGGGCACAGATCCGGAAGGGACAGGTACAAATCCATCGGACTTTGTATCAGATAACCAGACATTCATAATTCAAAATGGCAGTACATCCACTATTGCAGCAGACTGGACAGTCTCAGGAACAAGTTCTAAAGTTGTTGTAGGTGACGGAATTAATCCTATTAATTTTACTATTCCTGCAGCAAACATATTCGGAGGAACATTGGATATGTCTGCTAACTCAACGGTAACTATTCAAAACAGTACTTTACCTACATGGGGAACTTTAAGTGAAGGAAGCACAATAGATTTTGCACAAATCGGGGCATTTTCAATACCAAATTCTATTACATACAAAAATCTGAAAATTACAGGAGGTACTAAAACGTTTTCGGGAAATACTACGACAATATCCGAAAATTTAACTTTTGACGGAACGACAATAGACGCACCAGCCGCATCGCCTTTTGCAACAATATCTTTAGGTGGCAATTTAACATATATGGGTTCCGTAACAAATCCTGCAGATCCAAATTCAATAACTTTACTTTGTACAAAAAACGGAACTCAGACGATTACAGGAAATGGAAATACTGCAAGATTTTTTAGAATACAGACAACTGGTACATCTACAAATGTTGTCCTTTCGACTACTGGCGGTACAACTAATGCACTGCTTGCAAACGTATCCGGCGGCGGGCTTACTCTGGGTAATGGAACAAGTCTTACGTTAAATTCAAATACACTTACATTTTTATCTGGTGGACGAGGATCATTTCTAAGTACGGGAACTTTAGTTTGTGACGAAACTTCCAATTTAGTTTTGAACACGACAAGTAACACGCCCGGGACAATTTATTTTTCAGGCACAAATACTGTAAATAATTTAACTATTGACGAAACAGGAACAAGCAACTTTGCTTTAGGATCTAATTTAACTGTTAATGGAACTTTAACACTTACGAATGGAAGTCTTGCAACAGGTGCAAACACTTTGTATTTTGGTACAAGTGCAGTAAATCCAAGCGAAGCAACGGGAAAAACGATAATAGGAACATCGGTAATGAATCCAAGAACTGTCGGAAATGGTTCTATTAATTTCCTTAGTACTAACATTGCTACCGGACCAGATAATCTTGGCAATGTAACAATTACAAGAAAAACCGGATACTTAGGAGTAATTACAGTAGGTTCAAATACAAGTATAGCATGCAACTGGACAATTACAGCTGATAATCAACCGACAAGCGGAAGGGACGTTACATACAGCTGGCTTTCTGATTTTGATAACGGAAAGGTTTTTAACTCAACAAACTTAGGTCAGGTATGGGTGAGCGATGACGGATTGACATGGACTGCATCAGGTTTACCGCTTGAAGTTTCAGGTGATCCAAGAGAAATTACAAACACTGTAAACCATTTTTCATATTGGGTAGTAAGTACTGAGGATTCTCCAATGCCTGTTGCTCTCTCATCTTTTAGTTCTGTTGTTTCAAACAGAAATATTAAACTGAATTGGGTGACGGATAATGAACAGAATAATGCAGGATTTCAGATACAGCGTTCAGCGTTCAGCGGTCAGAGTACAGAATGGCAGAGTGTTGGATTTGTAAATGGCAACGGTACTAAGAGCACTCCGACGAACTATTCGTTTGAGGATAAGAATCTGAATACGGGGAAATACAAGTACAGATTGAAACAGGTTGACAATAACGGAAACTTCGAATACTTTGAATTAAGCGGTGAAGTGGAAGTAGGGGTGCCGAAGAAATATGACATAAGCCAGAACTACCCGAACCCGTTCAATCCCGTAACAAAGATTAATTTCGATTTACCCGAAAACGGACTTGTAAACATACGGCTGTATGACATGCTCGGAAGGGAAGTAGCAGTGATAGTGAATGAAGTCCGCAATGCAGGGTATCATACCGTTCAGTTTGATGCCTCAAAGCTTTCAAGCGGAATTTATTTCTACAAGATGTCGGCAGGGAAATTCAACGGCATTAAAAAGATGGCAGTTATTAAATAG